The following coding sequences lie in one Mycobacterium sp. DL440 genomic window:
- a CDS encoding ABC transporter ATP-binding protein, which yields MSAAVAAAICTALLPLIIRHVVDTLTQAAASVLSWMAVLWVVGIVRFAASCTRRVSSSRLSLGVQHDLRRDLFAALLRLDGRAQADLQTGQVVSRAITDVTLIQMFLQLIPMVAGNVVLLLSSLVLMLVMSPPLTVIAAVIVPVLWWITRRSQRDLFPANWDAQARAAEVAMRVEAAVAGVRVVKAFGQEEYELDRLDANARYLYRSRLRIAHITSKFTPAMQAVPAIGQALVLIVGGLLALRQSITLGTFLAFMTYLGSFVSPVRQFAMLLTVSQQGKASLDRVREVISAPVPPQRPNRCPAHFDGPPSVEFRDVEFSFGTAKVLDGLTLRVEPGETIAIAGGAGSGKSILMQLLPRLFDPDSGSVRLGDNDIRDLADARSQVTVVFEDTHLMADTVRANVAYGRPDATDEEIWHALWLAAADGFVSRLSEGLATRIGERGQRLSGGQRQRIALARALLTDAPILVLDDATSAIDAKVEEEIFVRVRAEVQRRTTLVVAHRMSTLALADRVAVLDAGRVAELGTLQELQGTGELFRALFTPPDVAEIGAAPARGERRPPSATADLWIEPVDDDGPNVLAQVARAFSQRAAGGGGAIGRAGGGAGMLASAPPSGDVQALIDGLPPATGSPEVPDSFTRTPDPQFSSGRLLRPFAAPLLAGLGLVTLDALAQILVPFLVRFGIDHGVLAQAHTVLLLAAACAVVVVMLDWAISVGQVRVMGRSSERLLFGLRVKTFAQLQRLGLPYYERELGGRIMTRMTSDVDGLSNFLQTGLATALTSTLTIAGVVVALTAINLRLALVVLVLLPVLFVTTVLFRRASVPAYNLARDRVSAVNAYLQENVDNIRVTQAYQREAVNQNEFERRSWGYRNARMRSQTLMAIFFPFVELMSVVATTLVLGVGVHDVRHGVITAGTLIAFLLYIELLFSPIQQLSQVFDSYQQAVIGVDRLSGLLRETISTPDHDDAVPVARLEGAIEIRGLGYSYATSTKPVLADIDLRINPGQKVALVGETGAGKSTLVKLLARFYDPTEGSILVDGIDIRRYRLQDYRKRLGVVPQEAYLFGDNVRDAIAYGKPAATPAEIEWAARAVGAHEMIADLEHGYYQPIGDNGQNLSAGQRQLLALARAQLIEPDILILDEATASLDLATEARVRAAVDMLTAGRTTIVVAHRLATAADSDLIAVVGEGRLLQSGTHAELLAVAGPYRQLWAAYVSGGQDGGSASDHNQLSTAQSAVAP from the coding sequence ATGTCTGCTGCCGTCGCAGCGGCAATCTGTACCGCCCTGCTGCCGTTGATCATTCGCCATGTCGTCGACACCCTGACCCAGGCAGCGGCGTCGGTACTGAGCTGGATGGCGGTGCTGTGGGTGGTCGGTATCGTCCGGTTCGCGGCGTCGTGCACCCGGCGGGTGTCCTCGTCGAGGCTGTCGCTGGGTGTGCAGCACGACCTGCGCCGCGACCTCTTCGCGGCCCTACTGCGGCTGGACGGCCGGGCCCAGGCCGACCTTCAGACCGGTCAGGTGGTGAGCCGCGCCATCACCGACGTCACGCTGATTCAGATGTTCCTGCAACTCATTCCGATGGTGGCCGGAAACGTCGTCCTACTGCTGAGTTCATTGGTGCTCATGCTGGTGATGTCGCCGCCGTTGACGGTCATCGCCGCGGTGATCGTCCCGGTGCTGTGGTGGATCACCCGCCGCAGCCAGCGAGACCTGTTCCCGGCCAACTGGGATGCCCAGGCGCGGGCCGCGGAGGTAGCGATGCGGGTGGAGGCCGCGGTAGCGGGTGTGCGAGTGGTCAAGGCGTTCGGCCAGGAGGAATACGAGCTGGACAGGTTGGATGCCAACGCCCGCTACCTCTACCGGTCACGCCTGCGCATCGCCCACATCACCAGCAAGTTCACCCCGGCCATGCAGGCCGTACCGGCGATCGGGCAGGCGCTCGTCCTGATCGTCGGCGGACTGCTGGCTCTGCGGCAATCGATCACCCTGGGTACGTTCTTGGCCTTCATGACCTACCTGGGTTCGTTCGTCAGCCCCGTCCGGCAGTTCGCGATGCTGCTGACCGTCAGCCAGCAGGGCAAGGCCTCACTCGACCGCGTCCGCGAGGTGATATCCGCCCCGGTGCCCCCGCAGCGACCAAACCGGTGTCCGGCGCACTTCGACGGGCCGCCCAGCGTGGAGTTCCGCGACGTCGAGTTCTCCTTCGGAACCGCAAAGGTGCTCGACGGTCTGACCCTGCGCGTCGAGCCGGGTGAGACGATCGCGATCGCCGGAGGTGCCGGCTCCGGCAAGTCGATCCTGATGCAGTTGCTGCCCCGGCTGTTCGACCCGGATTCAGGTTCGGTTCGCCTCGGCGACAACGATATCCGCGACCTTGCCGACGCCCGCTCCCAAGTGACGGTGGTGTTCGAGGACACCCACCTGATGGCCGACACGGTGCGGGCCAACGTCGCCTACGGCCGGCCCGATGCGACCGACGAGGAGATCTGGCACGCCTTGTGGCTGGCCGCCGCCGACGGGTTCGTCAGCCGGCTGTCCGAGGGGCTCGCGACCCGTATCGGTGAACGCGGACAACGGCTTTCCGGTGGACAACGCCAACGCATCGCGCTGGCCCGGGCATTGCTGACCGATGCTCCGATCCTGGTATTGGACGACGCCACGTCGGCGATCGACGCGAAGGTCGAGGAGGAGATCTTCGTCAGGGTCCGTGCCGAAGTGCAACGCCGCACCACCCTGGTGGTGGCGCACCGCATGTCCACCCTCGCCCTTGCCGACCGGGTCGCCGTCCTCGATGCCGGCCGGGTGGCCGAACTGGGTACCCTGCAAGAACTTCAGGGCACGGGCGAGCTGTTCCGGGCCCTGTTCACCCCTCCAGACGTCGCCGAGATCGGGGCGGCGCCCGCCCGCGGCGAGCGACGACCGCCTTCGGCCACCGCCGACCTGTGGATCGAGCCCGTCGACGACGACGGGCCCAACGTACTGGCGCAGGTGGCACGCGCATTCTCGCAACGCGCAGCCGGCGGCGGCGGCGCCATCGGGCGTGCCGGTGGCGGAGCGGGAATGCTCGCCTCGGCACCGCCGAGTGGTGACGTACAGGCGCTGATCGACGGGCTACCGCCGGCGACCGGATCACCCGAGGTACCGGATTCGTTCACCCGTACGCCTGATCCGCAGTTCTCGTCCGGGCGCCTGCTGCGTCCCTTCGCGGCTCCGCTGCTGGCCGGGTTGGGACTCGTCACCCTGGATGCACTGGCCCAGATCCTGGTCCCGTTCCTGGTCCGGTTCGGCATCGACCACGGTGTGCTGGCACAGGCCCACACGGTTCTGCTGCTGGCGGCCGCATGCGCGGTCGTCGTGGTGATGCTCGACTGGGCGATCAGCGTCGGGCAGGTACGGGTCATGGGCCGGTCCTCCGAACGGCTGTTGTTCGGACTGCGGGTCAAGACCTTCGCTCAATTGCAGCGGCTCGGATTGCCCTACTACGAACGGGAACTCGGCGGCCGGATCATGACCCGCATGACCTCCGATGTCGACGGTCTGTCGAACTTCCTGCAGACCGGGCTGGCGACAGCGCTCACCAGCACCCTGACCATCGCCGGCGTCGTCGTTGCGTTGACGGCCATCAACCTGCGGCTCGCACTGGTGGTACTGGTGCTGCTGCCGGTCCTGTTCGTGACCACAGTGCTGTTCCGCCGGGCCTCGGTGCCGGCCTACAACCTGGCCCGTGATCGGGTGAGCGCCGTCAACGCCTACCTGCAGGAGAACGTCGACAACATCAGGGTCACCCAGGCGTATCAGCGAGAAGCGGTCAACCAGAACGAGTTCGAACGTCGATCCTGGGGATATCGAAATGCCAGGATGCGTAGTCAGACGTTGATGGCGATCTTCTTCCCGTTCGTCGAACTGATGTCGGTGGTGGCCACCACGCTGGTGCTCGGTGTGGGCGTGCACGATGTGCGGCACGGCGTCATCACGGCCGGGACGCTCATCGCGTTCCTGCTCTACATCGAACTGCTGTTCTCGCCCATTCAGCAGTTGTCTCAGGTGTTCGACAGCTACCAGCAGGCCGTCATCGGCGTCGATCGCTTGAGTGGTCTACTGCGCGAGACGATCTCGACACCCGACCACGACGACGCCGTTCCGGTCGCGCGCCTGGAAGGGGCGATCGAGATCCGTGGGCTCGGGTACTCCTATGCCACCAGTACCAAGCCGGTACTCGCGGATATCGACCTGCGGATCAACCCCGGACAAAAGGTGGCGCTCGTCGGCGAAACGGGTGCGGGCAAGTCGACCCTGGTCAAACTGCTGGCCCGGTTCTATGACCCCACGGAGGGCTCCATACTCGTCGACGGCATCGACATCCGCCGGTACCGGCTGCAGGACTATCGAAAACGACTCGGCGTGGTTCCGCAGGAGGCGTATCTGTTCGGAGACAACGTGCGCGACGCCATCGCCTACGGCAAGCCTGCTGCCACACCGGCCGAGATCGAATGGGCGGCACGGGCAGTCGGCGCACACGAGATGATCGCCGACCTCGAGCACGGCTATTACCAGCCGATCGGCGACAACGGACAGAACCTGTCCGCGGGCCAGCGTCAGTTGCTCGCGCTGGCCCGGGCCCAGCTCATCGAACCTGACATCCTCATCCTCGACGAGGCCACCGCGTCGCTGGACCTGGCGACCGAGGCCAGGGTGCGCGCGGCCGTCGACATGCTGACCGCCGGCCGGACCACGATCGTCGTCGCACACCGCCTGGCTACCGCGGCCGACTCCGATCTCATCGCCGTCGTCGGCGAGGGCCGATTGCTGCAATCCGGAACCCACGCAGAGCTACTCGCCGTCGCAGGGCCCTACCGGCAGTTGTGGGCGGCCTACGTCAGCGGGGGCCAGGACGGCGGCAGCGCGTCCGATCACAACCAGTTGAGCACCGCGCAATCCGCGGTAGCACCGTAG
- a CDS encoding LLM class flavin-dependent oxidoreductase, translating to MTEFLWYIPNHAQPGHRGDDVVEDHNSLATLTAHARTLEDNGWGGALLGTGWGRPDTFTVAAALAARTTTFQPLIAIRPGYWRPANFAAAAATLDHLTEGRVLLNIVSGKDNLAAYGDAEGDQSHRYARTKEFLQIVRKLWTEDNVTYHGDHFSVTDSSVAHRPVVRGDRKHPRLYFGGASEAAERVAAGEADVQLFWGEPLDGVAERIDRLKRLSDEIGREHPPLEFGLRVTTLIRDTTEQAWADAEAKVTDMAAGKIVSRRDPNRPVAVGQHRLLELAAQGEVLDDNLYTTPGKYGGGGAATTWLVGSAEDVAKSLRKYQDLGITHFVLSDTPYLREIERQGRQLLPLLRAG from the coding sequence ATGACCGAATTCCTTTGGTACATACCGAACCATGCACAGCCCGGGCATCGCGGCGATGACGTCGTCGAGGACCACAACAGCCTGGCGACACTGACCGCCCACGCCCGGACCCTCGAGGACAACGGTTGGGGCGGTGCGCTACTCGGTACCGGTTGGGGACGACCGGACACCTTCACCGTGGCCGCGGCACTGGCCGCCCGGACAACGACGTTTCAGCCCCTCATCGCGATCCGGCCCGGATACTGGCGCCCCGCGAATTTCGCAGCGGCCGCCGCAACTCTCGACCACCTCACCGAGGGCCGGGTGCTGCTCAACATCGTGTCCGGCAAGGACAATCTCGCGGCGTACGGCGACGCCGAAGGCGATCAATCACATCGCTACGCCCGTACGAAGGAATTCCTGCAGATCGTGCGCAAGCTGTGGACCGAGGACAACGTCACCTATCACGGCGACCACTTCAGCGTGACGGACTCCTCGGTCGCGCATCGACCGGTGGTACGCGGTGACCGCAAGCATCCCCGGCTCTACTTTGGCGGGGCATCCGAGGCCGCCGAGCGAGTGGCTGCCGGCGAGGCCGACGTCCAGTTGTTCTGGGGTGAGCCGCTGGACGGCGTGGCCGAGCGGATCGATCGGCTGAAACGGCTCAGCGACGAGATCGGCCGCGAACATCCGCCCCTGGAGTTCGGCCTGCGCGTCACCACGCTGATTCGCGACACCACCGAGCAAGCGTGGGCCGACGCCGAGGCCAAGGTGACGGACATGGCCGCCGGCAAGATAGTGTCCCGGCGGGACCCCAACCGACCGGTCGCCGTCGGCCAGCATCGACTCCTGGAACTGGCGGCCCAAGGCGAGGTTCTCGATGACAACCTCTACACCACACCCGGCAAGTACGGCGGTGGCGGCGCCGCCACGACCTGGTTGGTCGGTTCGGCCGAGGACGTGGCGAAATCGCTGCGCAAGTACCAGGATCTCGGCATCACCCACTTCGTACTGTCGGACACCCCGTACCTGCGCGAGATCGAGCGCCAGGGCCGACAGTTGCTGCCGCTGCTGCGGGCGGGTTAA
- a CDS encoding NAD-dependent succinate-semialdehyde dehydrogenase yields the protein MAIEDLISSVPTGLWIGGEERQAASTFNVLDPSDDQVLATVADATAADAVAALDAACAVQAEWAATAPRKRGEILRSVFEKITERADDIAALMTLEMGKVLAESKGEVAYGAEFFRWFSEEAVRIAGRYTPAPAGTGRILVTKQAVGPCYAITPWNFPLAMGTRKMGPAFAAGCTMIVKPAQETPLTMLLLAKLMDEAGLPKGVLSVLPTSNPGAVSTALIDDGRLRKLTFTGSTGVGKALVKQSADKLLRTSMELGGNAPFIVFDDADVDAAVDGAILAKMRNGGEACTAANRFHVANSVREEFTEKLVKRMSEFTLGKGIDPASTLGPLINSKQVSTVTELVSDAVSRGATVAVGGVAPGGPGNFYPATVLADVPADARILKEEIFGPVAPITGFDTEEDGVKAANNTEYGLAAYVYTQSLDRALRVAEGIESGMVGINRGVISDAAAPFGGIKESGFGREGGSEGIEEYLDTKYIALTR from the coding sequence ATGGCCATTGAAGACTTGATTTCATCCGTGCCCACGGGTCTGTGGATCGGTGGTGAGGAACGCCAGGCCGCGTCGACGTTCAACGTGCTCGATCCGAGCGACGATCAGGTGTTGGCCACCGTGGCCGACGCGACCGCCGCCGATGCCGTGGCCGCGCTGGACGCCGCGTGTGCGGTGCAGGCCGAATGGGCCGCAACTGCGCCGCGCAAGCGTGGCGAGATCCTGCGTTCGGTGTTCGAGAAGATCACCGAACGCGCCGACGACATCGCCGCGCTGATGACCCTGGAGATGGGCAAGGTGCTCGCCGAGAGCAAGGGGGAGGTCGCCTACGGCGCCGAGTTCTTCCGCTGGTTCTCCGAAGAGGCGGTGCGCATCGCCGGTCGCTACACCCCGGCGCCGGCGGGCACCGGCCGGATACTCGTCACCAAACAGGCCGTCGGCCCGTGTTACGCGATCACACCGTGGAACTTCCCGCTGGCCATGGGCACCCGCAAGATGGGGCCCGCCTTCGCCGCGGGCTGCACCATGATCGTCAAGCCCGCGCAGGAAACCCCGCTGACCATGCTGCTGCTCGCCAAGCTGATGGATGAGGCCGGCCTGCCCAAGGGCGTGCTCTCGGTGCTGCCGACCAGCAACCCCGGCGCGGTGAGCACCGCGCTGATCGACGACGGCCGCCTGCGCAAGCTGACCTTCACCGGCTCGACCGGCGTGGGCAAGGCACTGGTCAAGCAGTCCGCCGACAAGCTGCTCCGCACGTCGATGGAGCTCGGCGGCAACGCCCCGTTCATCGTGTTCGACGACGCCGATGTCGACGCCGCGGTCGACGGCGCGATCCTGGCCAAGATGCGCAACGGTGGTGAAGCCTGCACCGCGGCGAACCGATTCCACGTGGCCAACTCGGTGCGCGAGGAGTTCACCGAGAAGCTCGTCAAGAGGATGAGCGAGTTCACCCTCGGCAAGGGCATCGACCCCGCGTCCACCTTGGGCCCACTGATCAACTCCAAGCAGGTCTCCACCGTCACCGAACTCGTCTCCGATGCGGTATCCCGCGGTGCGACCGTCGCGGTCGGCGGCGTCGCGCCGGGCGGGCCGGGCAACTTCTACCCGGCCACGGTGCTCGCCGACGTGCCCGCCGACGCCCGCATCCTCAAAGAGGAGATCTTCGGCCCGGTCGCCCCGATCACCGGGTTCGACACCGAGGAAGACGGGGTCAAGGCCGCCAACAACACCGAATACGGCTTGGCTGCTTACGTTTACACCCAGTCGCTGGACCGCGCGTTGCGGGTGGCCGAGGGCATCGAATCCGGGATGGTCGGCATCAACCGCGGTGTCATCTCGGATGCGGCCGCACCGTTCGGCGGTATCAAGGAATCCGGATTCGGGCGTGAAGGCGGGTCGGAGGGCATCGAGGAATACCTCGACACGAAGTACATTGCGCTGACTCGTTAA
- the pgi gene encoding glucose-6-phosphate isomerase: MSADITATPAWQALSKHYDEIRDIHLTELFAEDPTRGTELVLTVGDLYIDYSKHRVTRRTLELLADLAHTSGLEARRDAMFAGEHINTSEDRAVLHTALRLPADASLTVDGQDVVADVHEVLDRMGGFTDRLRSGEWSGATGDRIKAVVNIGIGGSDLGPVMVYDALRHYADAGISARFVSNVDPADLVATLADLDPATTLFIVASKTFSTLETLTNATAARRWLVDALGEDAVAKHFVAVSTNAKLVQEFGIDTDNMFGFWDWVGGRYSVDSAIGLSVMAVIGRERFAEFLAGFHLVDEHFRTAPLAENAPALLGLIGLWYSNFFGAQSRAVLPYSNDLSRFAAYLQQLTMESNGKSVRADGTAVTTDTGEIFWGEPGTNGQHAFYQLLHQGTRLVPADFIGFSQPTDDLPTADGTGSMHDLLMSNFFAQTQVLAFGKTAEAIASELPDGTSAAVIPHKVMPGNRPTTSILATRLTPSVVGQLIALYEHQVFTEGVVWGIDSFDQWGVELGKTQAKALLPVITESESPGEQSDSSTDALVRRYRVERGRSA; encoded by the coding sequence ATGAGTGCTGACATCACCGCAACCCCCGCCTGGCAGGCTTTGTCGAAGCACTACGACGAGATCCGCGACATCCATCTGACAGAGCTTTTCGCCGAGGATCCGACCCGCGGGACCGAACTTGTGTTGACCGTCGGCGATCTCTACATCGACTACAGCAAGCACCGCGTCACCCGTCGGACGCTGGAATTGCTGGCCGACCTGGCGCACACCTCGGGGCTGGAGGCCCGGCGCGATGCGATGTTCGCCGGGGAGCACATCAACACCTCCGAGGACCGCGCGGTGCTGCACACCGCGCTGCGGTTGCCTGCCGACGCGTCGTTGACTGTTGACGGCCAGGACGTGGTGGCCGACGTGCACGAGGTCCTCGATCGCATGGGCGGGTTCACCGACCGGCTGCGCAGCGGCGAGTGGTCCGGCGCCACCGGCGACCGCATCAAGGCCGTGGTCAACATCGGCATCGGCGGTTCCGATCTGGGCCCGGTGATGGTGTACGACGCGCTGCGTCACTACGCGGACGCCGGCATCAGTGCCCGCTTCGTGTCGAACGTCGACCCCGCCGACCTGGTGGCGACGCTCGCCGATCTGGACCCGGCCACCACGCTTTTCATCGTCGCCTCCAAGACATTCTCCACGCTGGAGACGCTGACCAATGCCACCGCCGCGCGCCGCTGGCTGGTCGATGCCCTCGGCGAAGATGCCGTCGCCAAGCATTTCGTGGCGGTGTCCACCAACGCGAAGCTGGTGCAGGAGTTCGGCATCGACACCGACAACATGTTCGGGTTCTGGGACTGGGTCGGTGGCCGGTACTCGGTGGACTCGGCGATCGGGTTGTCCGTGATGGCCGTGATCGGCCGCGAGCGGTTCGCCGAATTCCTCGCCGGTTTCCATCTCGTCGACGAGCACTTCCGCACCGCGCCGCTGGCCGAGAACGCTCCGGCACTGCTGGGGCTGATCGGCCTCTGGTACTCGAATTTCTTTGGCGCGCAATCGCGTGCGGTGCTGCCGTACTCCAACGATCTGTCCCGGTTTGCGGCCTACCTGCAGCAGTTGACCATGGAGTCCAACGGGAAGTCGGTGCGTGCCGACGGCACCGCCGTCACCACCGATACCGGTGAGATCTTCTGGGGCGAGCCGGGAACCAACGGCCAGCACGCGTTCTATCAGCTGCTGCACCAGGGCACCCGGTTGGTGCCGGCCGACTTCATCGGCTTCTCGCAACCCACCGACGACCTGCCGACCGCCGACGGCACCGGCAGCATGCATGACCTGTTGATGAGCAACTTCTTCGCCCAGACCCAGGTGCTGGCATTCGGCAAAACGGCCGAAGCCATTGCATCTGAACTTCCGGATGGGACTTCCGCTGCGGTTATCCCGCACAAGGTGATGCCCGGAAACCGACCGACGACGTCAATCCTGGCAACCAGGTTGACGCCGTCGGTGGTAGGCCAGCTCATCGCCCTCTACGAACACCAGGTGTTCACCGAGGGAGTGGTGTGGGGGATCGACTCCTTCGATCAGTGGGGCGTCGAGCTGGGCAAGACCCAGGCAAAGGCACTGCTGCCGGTGATCACCGAGTCGGAATCACCGGGCGAGCAGTCTGACTCGTCGACCGATGCGCTGGTGCGCCGGTATCGCGTCGAGCGCGGGCGGTCTGCCTAG
- a CDS encoding SDR family oxidoreductase: MTRQKILITGASSGLGAGMARQFAAKGRDLALCARRTERLDELKAELADRHPYVKVAVAALDVNDHEAVPQVFGELSEELGGIDRVIVNAGIGKGWPLGEGKPWANKATIETNLIAGLVQIETALEMFKKSGSGHLVLISSVLGNTGVPGGKAAYCASKAGMTSLGESLRAEYDKGPIRVTVIEPGYIESEMTAKSATTMLMVDNETGVRAMVEAIEKEKGRAVVPRWPWSPLTQVMRLLPPKYTKRFA; this comes from the coding sequence ATGACCCGTCAGAAGATCCTCATCACCGGTGCCAGCTCCGGACTGGGCGCGGGCATGGCCCGTCAATTCGCGGCCAAGGGCCGGGACCTGGCGCTGTGTGCCCGGCGTACCGAGCGCCTCGACGAGCTCAAGGCCGAGCTGGCCGACCGGCACCCCTACGTCAAGGTCGCGGTCGCTGCGCTGGACGTCAACGACCATGAGGCCGTGCCACAGGTGTTCGGTGAGTTGTCCGAGGAACTCGGCGGCATCGACCGGGTGATTGTCAACGCGGGGATCGGCAAGGGCTGGCCGCTGGGCGAGGGCAAGCCGTGGGCGAACAAGGCCACCATCGAGACCAACCTGATCGCGGGTCTGGTGCAGATCGAGACGGCGCTGGAGATGTTCAAGAAGTCCGGCAGCGGTCACCTCGTGTTGATCTCGTCGGTGCTGGGCAACACCGGTGTGCCCGGCGGCAAGGCCGCCTACTGCGCGTCGAAAGCCGGGATGACGTCACTCGGAGAGTCGCTGCGCGCAGAGTACGACAAGGGACCGATCCGGGTGACGGTGATCGAGCCGGGCTACATCGAGTCGGAGATGACCGCCAAGTCGGCGACCACGATGCTCATGGTCGACAACGAGACCGGCGTGCGCGCGATGGTCGAGGCCATCGAGAAGGAGAAGGGCCGGGCCGTCGTGCCGCGCTGGCCGTGGTCGCCGCTGACCCAGGTGATGCGGCTGCTGCCGCCGAAGTACACCAAGCGTTTCGCCTAG
- a CDS encoding zinc finger domain-containing protein: MPQIASLGPDALSLDSAGLAGVLAGQGGRIKTVITDQKVIAGIGNAYSDEILHVAKLSPFATAGKLTDAQLGALHDAMLSVLTDAVTRSVGQQAATLKGEKRSGLRVHARTGLPCPVCGDTVREVSFADKSFQYCPTCQTGGKVLADRRMSRLLK, from the coding sequence GTGCCACAGATTGCCTCGCTCGGGCCTGATGCGCTGTCGCTCGATTCGGCCGGGCTGGCTGGTGTGCTGGCCGGGCAAGGCGGGCGGATCAAGACGGTGATCACCGATCAGAAGGTGATCGCCGGCATCGGCAATGCCTACAGCGACGAGATCCTGCACGTAGCCAAGCTGTCGCCGTTCGCCACGGCGGGCAAGCTGACCGATGCCCAACTCGGCGCGCTGCATGACGCGATGCTCTCGGTGCTCACCGATGCGGTGACGCGGTCGGTGGGTCAGCAGGCCGCGACGCTCAAGGGGGAGAAGCGGTCGGGCCTGCGCGTACATGCCCGCACGGGATTGCCGTGCCCGGTGTGCGGGGACACCGTGCGGGAGGTGTCTTTCGCCGACAAGTCGTTCCAGTACTGCCCGACGTGTCAGACGGGCGGCAAGGTGCTGGCCGACCGGCGGATGTCGCGACTACTCAAATAG